The DNA sequence AGTCCGCGAGCTTGGCGAGGCCTTCGGGCGTGGTGACGACGTTGCCGGGCTTCACGTCGCCGTGCACGATCCCCTCGGCGTGCAGCGCGGCGAGCGCGGCCGCGACCTGGGCGCCGACGCGCGCGGCCCGCCGCGGCGCGAGCGGCGGCCGGTCGGCGAGGCTGCCCCCGGACACGTACTCCATGACCAGCCAGGACGCGGTCCTGCGGCGCGGCAGGGAGCAACGGCCCTCGGGCAGCGTGAGCACGTCGTGCAGGGTGACGACGTGGGGGTGGCTGAACCGCGCGAGGGCGCGCGCCTCCGCCTCGATGCGGTCGAACTCCCGGCGGTCGGACCGGGTGCCGCGCCGGTCGCGCCGCCGCAGCCGCTTGAGGATGACCTGGCGGGGCAGCCGCTGGTCGCGGGCGATCCACACCTCGCCCATGCCCCCGTGGAGGGGGCCGCGCACCAGTCGGTAGCGCCCGCCGACCGTCGTGCCCCGGCGCACACCCGCTCCCCTCAGCCGTGGTCCGGACCCCGCGGGCGGCCGTGGGCGGCCACGCGCTCCCCGAACCTACTGCGCGCGCAGGGCATGCCACAGGGCCTTCACCGGATGTCCGCGCAGTGCGTGCGGCGCGGTCCCCCGTGCCCCTTTCAGGGGCGCTCCCGGTGGTCGAAGGCGATCAGCGGATCGCCGGTCAGCGGATGGTCCACGACGGCCGCCCGGACGCCGAACACCTCGGCGAGCAGCACTGGCGTGAGCACCTCGCGCGGCGGCCCGGAGGCGACGACGCGGCCGCCGTGCAGCACGTGCAGGCGGTCGCAGACGGAGGCGGCCGCGTTGAGGTCGTGCAGGGACACCAGGGTGGTGCGCCCCTTGCCGCGCAGCAGCGCGAGCAGCTCCACCTGGTGGCGCACGTCGAGGTGGTTGGTCGGCTCGTCGAGCACGAGGACGTCGGGCTCCTGGGCGAACGCGCGGGCCAGCAGGACGCGTTGCCGCTCGCCGCCGGACAGGGCCGCGAAGCGGCGCCCGGCCGCGCCGTCCATGCCGACCTCGGCGAGGGCGCGCGCGACGGTGTCCCGGTCGGCCGCGTCGTCCCCGGCGAACGCCCGCTTGTAGGGGGTGCGGCCCATCGCGACGACCTCGCGCACGGTCAGCTCGACGTCCGCGCCCCGCTCCTGCGGCAGCGCGGCGACGTGCCGGGCCGACCGGGCGGGGGTCAGCTCGCGCAGATCGGTGCCGGACAGGAGCACCCGGCCCGCGGCGGGCCGCAGATGGCGGTAGACGGTGCGCAGGAGCGTGGACTTGCCGCTGCCGTTCGGGCCGACGAGCCCGGTGATCTGCCCCTCGGCGGCGACGAGGTGCGCGCCCGCGACGACGGTGCGCCCGGCGTAGGCGACGGACAGGTCCTCGATGTCAACGCGCATGGGGTCTCAACTCCCTTCCTTCAGGCGCCGGTCGAGCAGGAACAGCAGCGCCGGAGCGCCGATCAGCGAGGTGACGACGCCGACGGGCAGCTCCTGCGCGTCCATGGCCGTCCGGCACACGATGTCGACGACGACCATGAGGACCGCGCCGCCGAGCGCGGACAGCGGCAGCAGCCTGCGGTGGTCGTCGCCCACGAGGAGGCGGCAGGTGTGCGGCACCATCAGGGCGACGAAGGCGATCGCCCCGGACACCGCCACCAGGGAGCCGGTCAGGACGCTCGTCACCACGAACAGCTCGCGGCGCAGGCGCCCCACGTCGACGCCGAGCCCGGCCGCCGTCTCGTCGCCCATCAGGAGGGCGTTGAGGCCGCGGGCCCGCGCCTGG is a window from the Streptomyces spectabilis genome containing:
- a CDS encoding ABC transporter ATP-binding protein; translated protein: MRVDIEDLSVAYAGRTVVAGAHLVAAEGQITGLVGPNGSGKSTLLRTVYRHLRPAAGRVLLSGTDLRELTPARSARHVAALPQERGADVELTVREVVAMGRTPYKRAFAGDDAADRDTVARALAEVGMDGAAGRRFAALSGGERQRVLLARAFAQEPDVLVLDEPTNHLDVRHQVELLALLRGKGRTTLVSLHDLNAAASVCDRLHVLHGGRVVASGPPREVLTPVLLAEVFGVRAAVVDHPLTGDPLIAFDHRERP